A single region of the Garra rufa chromosome 6, GarRuf1.0, whole genome shotgun sequence genome encodes:
- the LOC141336008 gene encoding uncharacterized protein, whose product MSEVRRAVCEALWGMCAADAMSMPVHWYYNTRDIRRDFGGWIRGLRAPRDRHPSSILSLSSTAGSGRTGSSTAAAPVVGNVILHDKLKFWMDPSGSVHYHRGLPAGGNTLNAVCALRVAGVLSSGAFGAADPEARAAVLSDYVEFMTRPGSHHDTYAESFHRSFFSDWQELRPTAPTEVLEFAERRSRRMLNASRADGQLNAIGCLPMAVPFVLLSAAANEEEAVGAALDLVKLTHPHPTLEPLVSLYAQALHATLNGACLKQQAETALRSPALDAWDACQQFIQRAERFPGSSEERLKVHQSAVESLGLACYTKGALCSLFYLAYSFHNDVTEGILTNTNCGGENCNRGAALGALLGARAAYLGSVVPQEWKNGLVDAQEQITNILPNLNRSTSV is encoded by the exons ATGAGCGAGGTGCGGCGGGCGGTGTGTGAGGCGCTGTGGGGGATGTGTGCGGCGGATGCCATGTCTATGCCGGTCCACTGGTACTACAACACACGGGACATCAGGAGAGACTTCGGCGGCTGGATCAGAGGACTGAGGGCACCGCGAGACAGACACCCGTCCAGCATCCTCAGTCTGTCCAGCACAG CTGGCAGCGGACGCACCGGATCCAGCACAGCCGCAGCTCCTGTGGTGGGGAACGTGATTCTGCACGACAAGCTGAAGTTCTGGATGGATCCAAGCGGATCGGTGCACTACCATCGGG GTCTTCCAGCGGGTGGAAACACACTGAACGCTGTCTGTGCTCTGAGAGTGGCAGGTGTTCTCTCCAGCGGTGCGTTCGGTGCGGCCGATCCTGAAGCGCGAGCCGCCGTTCTGTCGGATTACGTTGAGTTCATGACGCGCCCCGGCTCACACCATGACACCTACGCCGAGTCCTTCCACAGGAGCTTCTTCTCTGACTGGCAGGAGCTCAGACCCACGGCACCTACAGAG GTTCTGGAGTTTGCGGAGCGGCGATCCAGACGCATGTTGAACGCGTCCCGCGCTGACGGTCAGCTGAACGCTATCGGATGTCTTCCCATGGCCGTTCCCTTTGTCCTGCTGTCTGCCGCAGCCAATGAGGAAGAAGCA GTTGGTGCGGCGCTGGACTTGGTCAAGCTCACTCATCCTCACCCGACGCTGGAGCCGCTGGTGTCTCTGTACGCACAAGCTCTTCACGCCACGCTCAACGGAGCCTGTCTGAAACAGCAGGCGGAGACGGCACTCAGGTCACCCGCGCTGGACGCCTGGGACGCCTGTCAACAATTCATACAGCGCGCAGAGAG GTTTCCAGGATCATCAGAGGAGCGTCTGAAGGTTCATCAGAGCGCTGTGGAGTCTCTGGGACTCGCCTGCTACACAAAAG GAGCTCTCTGCAGTCTCTTCTACCTGGCCTACAGCTTTCACAATGACGTGACGGAGGGGATCCTGACCAACACCAACTGTGGAG GTGAGAACTGTAACCGCGGGGCGGCGTTAGGGGCTCTTCTCGGCGCTCGGGCGGCGTATCTGGGCTCAGTCGTGCCGCAGGAGTGGAAGAACGGGCTGGTGGACGCTCAGGAGCAAATCACTAACATCCTGCCGAATCTGAACAGATCCACATCAGTCTGA